From the Deinococcus aestuarii genome, the window CAGGGCGTGATCGCCGAGGTCGAGGACCTCGCCTGGGCCACGGTGGACGACATCCTCGACCGGGCCGAGTCGCGCGGGGAAGACCTGCTGATCGTGCTGCTGGACGGCATCACCGATCCCCGCAACTTCGGGGCGATCATCCGCTCGGCGGAGGTGCTCGGCGCGCACGGGGTCGTCGTGGAGGAACGCCGCAGCGCCCCCCTGAGCCCGGTCGTCGCCAAGGCGGCGGCGGGGGCCACGAGTTACCTCCCCGTCGCCCAGACGAAGAACCTGCCGCGGCTGATCGACGGGCTCAAGGAGAGCGGCGTGTGGGTCTACGGCGCGGCGGGCGAGGCGGCCCAGGACCTCGGGCGCACCGACCTGCGCGGCAAGGTCGCCCTGGTGATCGGCGCGGAGGGCGAGGGCCTGCGCCGCCTGGTCCGCGAGAAGTGCGACGCCCTGGTCCGCATCCCCACCCGGGGCCGGGTGCAGAGCCTCAACGCCTCCGTCGCGGCGGGCATCCTGCTGTACGAGGTCGCGCGGGCGAGGGGGGAGTCGTGACACACCGAATCGAGACCGTCTCCAGCGAGGCGATGACCCTGGACATCCTCCCCAACCTCGGCGCGAGCGTGCTGGGGCTACGGGCCGCCTCGGGCCGTCCGGTGATGCGCGCGGTGGACCCGGAAAGCGTGGAGACGAGCAGCCAGTGCGCCTGCTTCACCCTCCTCCCCTATTCCAACCGCATCCGGGACGCGCGCTTCACCTTCGGGGGGCGAGAGGTCCAGCTCCGCGTCACGACGAAGGACGGCCTCACCCAGCACGGCGACGTGCGGAACCGTCCGTGGCAGGTCACCCGCGTCTCGGACGCTCAGCTCCGCTGCGACTTCGACAGCCGGGCCTTTCCCGACGTGAACTGGCCCTGGGCCTTTACCGCCCGCGTCGAGTACGTGCTCCACGGCCCTCACCTCGACCTGGGCGTGACGCTGACGAACGCCGATACCGCCGAGATGCCCGCCGGGCTGGGCCTGCACCCCTACTTCGCCCGGCGGCAGGACGGGGAGGACCCGCGGCTCACCTTCGACGCTCCACTCACCTACGAGACCGACGGGCGCAGCCTGCCCACCGGCCCCGCGCGCCCGGTGCGGCCCGGGGAGGACTACCGCATGGGAAGCGTCGTCGGCGAGCGGCAGGTGGACCGGGTGTATACCGCCTGGGACGGCGTGGCGCGGCTCGACTGGGCGGAGCGGTCGCTGATCCTCACCGCCGACGCCGTGTATTCACACCTCGTCGTGTTCACCGCGCCCGACGGCAGCCTCGCCCTGGAGCCCGTTTCACACGCGACGGACGCCTTCAACCTCGCCGCACGGGGGGTGGGCGGTACGGACATGCGGACGCTCGCCCCCGGGCAGAGTCTGGCGGGGGCGGCGAGGATCACGCTGGAGGGGGACTGGTCGTGCTGATGGCGCTGGGCCTACGCCGTGGCGAGCAGGGCGCCCGCGTGGTCGCGCAGCTCGAAGGCTCCCTGGGGACGGCCGGAGAGCCAGCGCAGGGCTTCGAGGAGGTCGTCGGACTCGTGGACGACCTCGGGGCCGCCCGCGCCCTGCCAGAGGACCCGGTAGGCGTGGGGGGTGGTGGGCGGCATCCAGCGCTCGCCGCCGTCTTCTTTCACGAAGGCGCGTGACATGGATGCAGGGTAAGGCGGGCAGGTGAGGCGACGGCTCCCGGCACGGCGCCGCCGCGCTTAGTCTCCCTTCAGGCTCATTCCCGCAGGTCGGGCACGCTGCGCTTGGCGACGAGGGTGATCGTGGTCTCGCGGGCCTCGCCGTCGCGGACGTAGCCCAGCGAGATGGTGTCTCCCACCTGCGCGCGGCGGATGGCGGTGATCACCTCGTCGGCGTTGCGGGTGCGCGCGCCGTCCACGGTGGTGATGATGTCGCCGAGCGCCGCGAGGTTCCCGTTCGTGTCGAGCGCCGAGCCGCGCAGCCCGGCGGCGGCGGCGGGGCTGCCCCGCGCCACCCGCGAGACGACGGCCCCGGCGGGGTTCGTGAAGCCGCTGTGGTTGAGGTCGAAGACCAGCCCCACCACCGGCACGTCGCGCTGCTCGCCCCTCCTGAGGGCCTCGATCAGCCGGTTGCCCTCGGTGACGGGCACGGCGTAGCTCGCGCGGGTCTGGTTGCTCTCGTCGAGCCGGATGTAGCTCACCACGCCAATGGCCTGCCCGTTGCCGTCGATCACCGGGCCGCCGCTGTCGCCGGGCGCCAGGGGCGCCGTCATCTCCAGCGTGCCCTGCGGGAAGTCGGCCCGCCCCGCCTGGGCCGAGAGGCTCAGCAGTTGCCCCCGGCGCGGTTGCAGGAAGTCGCCGCCGCTGTTGCCGATGGCGAGCACCGTCTCGCCGACGCGCGGCGGGCGGGTGGCGAGGTTGAGGACCGGGAAGGGCCCGCGCCCCTGCACCGTCAGCAGGGCCACGTCCGCCTGCGCGTCGTAGGCCGTGAGCCGGGCCCGGTACGTGCGGCCCGAGAGGGTGCGAATCTGGAAGAGTTGCCCGCTGGAGACCACGTGGTACGCGGTGAGCACCTGCCCGTCCGGGGAGATGAAAAAGCCCGTGCCCAGCCCCGCTTCCCGTGTGCTGGGGTCAACGCTCTCGACCTGCACGGTCGCGGGGCGCGAGCGCTCGAACAGCGCGCGGGTCTCCTCGGGCAGCGCGTTCGGCAGCGTCCGTGAGACGGCGGGCGGGGTGGACGGCGCGGCGGTCCCGACCCCCGGCAGGCTCAGGCGTTCCGGCAGCAGGTAGGCCGCCAGCGCGAGCAGCAGCAGCACGGGAAGCCAGGGCAGGGGGCGCACGGGCCCATGGTAGAGCGCCCCGGGCACGCACAGGGTGCGGGAAGGCACG encodes:
- a CDS encoding S1C family serine protease, which gives rise to MRPLPWLPVLLLLALAAYLLPERLSLPGVGTAAPSTPPAVSRTLPNALPEETRALFERSRPATVQVESVDPSTREAGLGTGFFISPDGQVLTAYHVVSSGQLFQIRTLSGRTYRARLTAYDAQADVALLTVQGRGPFPVLNLATRPPRVGETVLAIGNSGGDFLQPRRGQLLSLSAQAGRADFPQGTLEMTAPLAPGDSGGPVIDGNGQAIGVVSYIRLDESNQTRASYAVPVTEGNRLIEALRRGEQRDVPVVGLVFDLNHSGFTNPAGAVVSRVARGSPAAAAGLRGSALDTNGNLAALGDIITTVDGARTRNADEVITAIRRAQVGDTISLGYVRDGEARETTITLVAKRSVPDLRE
- the rlmB gene encoding 23S rRNA (guanosine(2251)-2'-O)-methyltransferase RlmB; protein product: MLLYGRNPVLEALQGGRVTEVLVARGVEDAFVRDLKAFDVRVRFAPRIELDQIAGTTQHQGVIAEVEDLAWATVDDILDRAESRGEDLLIVLLDGITDPRNFGAIIRSAEVLGAHGVVVEERRSAPLSPVVAKAAAGATSYLPVAQTKNLPRLIDGLKESGVWVYGAAGEAAQDLGRTDLRGKVALVIGAEGEGLRRLVREKCDALVRIPTRGRVQSLNASVAAGILLYEVARARGES
- a CDS encoding aldose 1-epimerase; protein product: MTHRIETVSSEAMTLDILPNLGASVLGLRAASGRPVMRAVDPESVETSSQCACFTLLPYSNRIRDARFTFGGREVQLRVTTKDGLTQHGDVRNRPWQVTRVSDAQLRCDFDSRAFPDVNWPWAFTARVEYVLHGPHLDLGVTLTNADTAEMPAGLGLHPYFARRQDGEDPRLTFDAPLTYETDGRSLPTGPARPVRPGEDYRMGSVVGERQVDRVYTAWDGVARLDWAERSLILTADAVYSHLVVFTAPDGSLALEPVSHATDAFNLAARGVGGTDMRTLAPGQSLAGAARITLEGDWSC